A window of Natrinema versiforme contains these coding sequences:
- a CDS encoding SRPBCC domain-containing protein codes for MNQVEVFVEIDAPPAAVWDALLSFDTYPEWDPIRRTIEGVAVDTAGREGSAEPADLTRLLDGPMAVTVDPHRRLGWLDRLVVPFAFDRYHEFHLVPIDDGERTRLLQRETVRGAFAPLTFDEGRVERAFIEMNDAIAARAERRTSASPIA; via the coding sequence ATGAATCAGGTCGAAGTGTTCGTCGAGATCGACGCCCCGCCGGCGGCCGTCTGGGACGCGCTGCTCTCGTTCGACACCTATCCCGAGTGGGACCCGATCCGTCGCACGATCGAGGGGGTCGCCGTCGACACGGCGGGACGCGAGGGCAGCGCCGAACCCGCCGATCTCACCCGGCTACTCGACGGACCGATGGCCGTCACCGTCGACCCTCACAGACGACTCGGCTGGCTCGACCGGCTCGTGGTGCCCTTCGCGTTCGACCGCTACCACGAGTTCCACCTCGTGCCGATCGACGACGGCGAGCGAACGCGACTCCTCCAGCGGGAGACGGTCCGCGGCGCATTCGCCCCGCTCACGTTCGACGAGGGGCGCGTGGAACGGGCGTTCATCGAGATGAATGACGCGATCGCGGCCCGGGCCGAACGCCGGACGAGCGCGAGCCCGATCGCCTGA
- a CDS encoding HAD family hydrolase: MGAQTAYDAVIFDNDGVLTTPTDRDVLIDAMTDAFESVGVTDPPADHIETLLSPDVTSLRRTADHHGIDLDDLWRAREDAAIAAQLAELRAGRKRHYDDVATLESLSTPTAIVSNNQHETIGNVLEHCDLAVDVWYGREPTLEGIERKKPTPYYLERALADLAVENPLFVGDSRVDIAAADAAGIDAAFIRRDHRREYALSSEPAHEIESLEALLELV, translated from the coding sequence ATGGGTGCCCAAACGGCGTACGACGCGGTCATCTTCGACAACGACGGCGTCCTGACGACGCCGACGGATCGGGACGTACTGATCGACGCGATGACCGACGCCTTCGAGAGCGTCGGCGTCACGGATCCGCCCGCCGACCACATCGAGACGTTGCTCAGTCCGGACGTGACCTCGCTGCGTCGAACCGCTGACCACCACGGTATCGATCTCGACGACCTCTGGCGCGCCCGCGAAGACGCCGCGATCGCGGCCCAACTCGCCGAGCTTCGGGCCGGTCGAAAACGCCACTACGACGACGTCGCGACGCTCGAGTCGCTGTCGACCCCGACGGCGATCGTCAGCAACAACCAACACGAGACGATCGGGAACGTCCTCGAGCACTGCGACCTCGCGGTCGATGTCTGGTACGGCCGCGAGCCGACCCTCGAGGGCATCGAGCGCAAGAAGCCGACGCCGTATTACCTCGAGCGGGCGCTGGCAGATCTCGCGGTCGAGAACCCGCTGTTCGTGGGGGACAGTCGCGTCGACATCGCCGCGGCCGACGCGGCCGGCATCGACGCGGCGTTCATCCGGCGGGATCACCGCAGGGAGTACGCCCTCTCGAGCGAGCCGGCACACGAAATCGAGTCCCTCGAGGCGCTGCTCGAGTTGGTCTGA
- a CDS encoding HTTM domain-containing protein: MTTARSDSATPTDDPVTTLESLRAVVRSRLGIDPRALAAFRIGLGLVVLFDLLLLRLPGLVTFYTDEGVLPRSALREVSPALAKWSLHALSGSAWAQGLLLAITGLFATCVLVGYRHRLAAVGAALLLASLHARNPYLVNGGDTILISLLLFAAVLPLEARWSLRPRRLEFRSASGDDPRVVSTATAILCLHIVVIYAINAILKFRSDAWLSGVAVKRIFRLEDFIDHAGPTIAEFPALLTAINWLWIAVLAASVLLVVAPGRLRTATVAAFVGAHLSMAATMRLGAFPFVMVAVLLVFLPPPVWDRIERFVSASGLEGRLESRAVRGESGETGKTVAESTVSPRVRRGTRLAAAGLLVCLFLAVVGWQVAAAGLVDTPASSDDGALGSASWAFFAPQPPDSYSWYVVEATPESGESTDLVTGDPATFDRPDNAMDRYPTTLWKRYGTKGQGAGDAALESAGAYFCDRAPAGTESVTIYRVEQPVDADGPVGEPIPHETVTRSC, from the coding sequence ATGACAACCGCCCGATCCGATTCCGCGACGCCGACCGACGATCCCGTGACGACGCTCGAGTCGCTCCGGGCGGTCGTCAGGTCGCGTCTCGGAATCGATCCGCGGGCGCTCGCCGCGTTCCGGATCGGGCTGGGACTCGTCGTCCTGTTCGATCTGCTCTTGCTTCGGCTCCCGGGACTGGTCACGTTCTACACGGACGAGGGGGTCCTCCCCCGCTCCGCTCTCAGGGAGGTGTCGCCAGCGCTCGCGAAGTGGTCCCTTCACGCCCTCTCGGGCTCCGCGTGGGCACAGGGGCTCTTGCTCGCGATCACCGGTCTCTTCGCGACGTGCGTGCTTGTCGGCTACCGCCACCGGCTCGCGGCCGTCGGCGCGGCGCTGCTCCTCGCGTCGCTTCACGCCCGCAACCCGTATCTGGTCAACGGCGGCGATACGATCCTCATCTCGCTGCTCCTCTTCGCGGCCGTCCTTCCGCTCGAGGCCCGGTGGTCGCTCCGTCCGCGTCGACTCGAGTTCCGGTCCGCGAGCGGGGACGATCCTCGCGTAGTTTCGACGGCGACCGCGATCCTCTGCCTGCATATCGTCGTCATCTACGCGATCAATGCGATCCTCAAGTTCCGGAGCGACGCGTGGCTGTCCGGCGTGGCCGTAAAGCGGATCTTCCGACTCGAGGACTTCATCGACCACGCGGGGCCGACGATCGCGGAGTTCCCCGCTCTCCTGACCGCGATCAACTGGCTCTGGATCGCGGTTCTCGCCGCGTCGGTGCTGCTCGTGGTCGCGCCCGGTCGGCTCCGGACCGCGACCGTCGCCGCGTTCGTCGGCGCTCACCTCAGCATGGCGGCGACGATGCGTCTGGGTGCCTTCCCGTTCGTCATGGTCGCCGTCCTGCTCGTCTTCCTCCCGCCGCCGGTCTGGGACCGAATCGAGCGCTTCGTTTCGGCGAGTGGGCTCGAGGGGCGTCTCGAGTCCCGCGCGGTCAGAGGGGAGTCTGGAGAAACGGGGAAGACGGTAGCCGAGTCAACGGTCTCACCGCGCGTTCGGCGCGGTACCCGACTCGCCGCGGCGGGGCTTCTCGTCTGTCTCTTCCTCGCCGTGGTGGGCTGGCAGGTCGCCGCGGCGGGACTCGTCGATACTCCGGCCTCGAGCGACGACGGCGCGCTGGGGAGCGCGAGTTGGGCCTTCTTTGCGCCCCAGCCGCCCGACTCCTACAGCTGGTACGTCGTCGAGGCGACCCCCGAGTCCGGAGAATCGACCGATCTGGTCACCGGCGATCCGGCGACGTTCGACCGCCCGGACAACGCAATGGATCGATACCCGACGACGCTCTGGAAGCGGTACGGGACGAAGGGACAGGGGGCGGGCGACGCCGCCCTCGAGTCGGCGGGCGCGTACTTCTGTGACCGCGCCCCTGCCGGGACCGAGTCGGTGACGATCTATCGCGTCGAACAGCCGGTCGACGCGGACGGGCCGGTCGGCGAGCCGATCCCCCACGAGACGGTTACCCG